A section of the Flavobacterium ardleyense genome encodes:
- a CDS encoding TraB/GumN family protein: MKKLYKLFTAAFLVLFVSTTLAQSKVQKPLESSLLWEVSGKGLTKPSFLFGTIHMICSPDFIMTEQAKNAFAKTDKLTLEIDMSDPEQMTAMQKMAMGDKPLSETLTATEYARLDAIVQKHAGISVKQLDSFSLVTVMSVLSSRSFGCTDLKFYEMEFIEMAKNSKKPVSGLETVQDQIALFQEGISTKDILEMMEAADNEVTKKMVEIYKKQNLQELFALTTDEKMMTAEARKLMLDNRNIKWLEVMPAMMKKESVFFAVGAAHLPGQNGVIELLRKAGYTVKAVKK; the protein is encoded by the coding sequence ATGAAAAAACTATACAAATTATTTACGGCAGCATTTTTAGTACTATTTGTTTCTACGACATTGGCGCAATCAAAAGTTCAAAAGCCACTAGAAAGTTCTTTGCTATGGGAGGTTTCTGGAAAAGGTCTTACCAAGCCATCCTTTCTTTTTGGGACAATTCACATGATATGTTCTCCCGATTTCATAATGACCGAACAAGCAAAAAACGCGTTTGCAAAAACAGACAAACTAACATTAGAAATTGATATGTCTGATCCTGAGCAAATGACGGCAATGCAGAAAATGGCAATGGGCGACAAACCTTTGAGTGAAACTTTGACCGCAACTGAATATGCCCGCCTTGATGCGATTGTCCAAAAACACGCAGGAATATCGGTAAAGCAACTAGACTCTTTTAGTTTAGTGACCGTAATGAGTGTGCTTTCTAGTCGCAGTTTTGGCTGTACGGATTTAAAATTCTACGAAATGGAATTTATAGAAATGGCTAAAAATTCAAAAAAACCGGTTAGCGGACTTGAAACAGTGCAAGATCAAATTGCACTTTTTCAAGAGGGAATTTCGACCAAAGATATTTTGGAAATGATGGAAGCTGCCGATAATGAAGTAACCAAGAAAATGGTGGAAATCTACAAAAAACAAAATTTGCAAGAATTATTTGCTCTTACAACTGACGAGAAAATGATGACTGCCGAAGCTAGAAAGTTGATGCTTGACAACCGTAACATCAAATGGCTGGAAGTTATGCCTGCAATGATGAAAAAAGAATCTGTGTTTTTTGCGGTAGGAGCGGCGCATCTACCAGGACAGAATGGGGTAATCGAACTTCTTAGAAAAGCTGGATATACTGTAAAAGCGGTAAAAAAGTAA
- a CDS encoding RNA polymerase sigma factor, protein MKEKEQSFLQRIEKHKGILYKVSKMYMDTSDDQQDLFQEIICQLWKSYDSFRNESQFSTWMYRVAINTAIVFLKKEKRKIDKYDIPSENIKEEESDSAEKESQIEHFYKAVQKLEKIDKAIIFYQLEGFSHREIGENLGISEGNARVKLNRAKDKLKEIIKNQGYGF, encoded by the coding sequence TTGAAAGAGAAAGAACAATCATTTTTACAACGCATCGAGAAGCATAAGGGAATTTTGTATAAGGTTTCCAAAATGTACATGGACACTAGCGATGATCAGCAAGATCTCTTTCAAGAAATTATTTGTCAACTTTGGAAGTCTTATGATTCATTTCGGAATGAAAGTCAGTTTTCTACCTGGATGTACCGAGTGGCCATCAATACTGCAATAGTCTTTCTAAAAAAAGAAAAAAGGAAGATTGATAAATATGATATTCCCTCCGAAAATATAAAAGAAGAAGAAAGTGATTCTGCCGAAAAAGAAAGTCAAATAGAACATTTTTATAAAGCAGTTCAGAAATTAGAGAAAATTGACAAAGCAATTATCTTTTATCAACTAGAAGGATTTTCGCACCGTGAAATCGGAGAGAATTTAGGAATTTCAGAAGGGAATGCCCGAGTAAAACTAAATAGAGCAAAGGATAAATTAAAGGAAATTATTAAAAATCAAGGATATGGATTTTAA
- the bioD gene encoding dethiobiotin synthase, with translation MKIFITGISTEVGKTITSAIVVESLKADYWKPIQAGDLENSDSSKVKRLISNSTSTLYSNSYKLNTPASPHLAAKIDGIEIKISAIKTPETKNNLVIEGAGGLFVPLNDKDYIIDLIKPEYKIVLVSRHYLGSINHTILSIEALKSRGLEVAGIIFNGKEDEATEAIIESKFQIPVIGRIEEEPYFDQDVILDYAEQFRENLEAMIA, from the coding sequence ATGAAAATCTTCATCACCGGAATATCCACAGAGGTTGGAAAAACTATAACATCGGCAATCGTGGTCGAATCGCTTAAAGCGGATTATTGGAAACCTATTCAGGCTGGAGACCTTGAAAACTCGGATTCGAGCAAGGTAAAACGCTTGATTTCTAATTCGACATCAACACTTTATTCTAATTCGTATAAGCTTAATACGCCCGCAAGTCCACATCTTGCAGCCAAAATTGATGGTATCGAAATTAAAATTTCTGCAATCAAAACACCCGAAACTAAAAATAATCTTGTAATTGAAGGAGCCGGCGGATTATTTGTGCCGCTTAATGACAAGGATTATATAATTGATTTGATAAAACCAGAGTACAAAATAGTATTAGTTTCTCGTCACTATTTGGGCAGTATAAATCATACTATTTTGAGTATCGAAGCTTTAAAATCTCGCGGTCTTGAAGTAGCTGGAATTATTTTTAATGGTAAAGAAGACGAGGCGACAGAGGCGATTATTGAATCGAAATTTCAAATTCCAGTAATCGGTCGAATCGAGGAAGAGCCTTATTTTGATCAAGATGTAATCCTCGATTATGCTGAACAATTCAGAGAAAATTTAGAAGCAATGATCGCTTAG
- the bioA gene encoding adenosylmethionine--8-amino-7-oxononanoate transaminase codes for MTLLEKDQKYIWHPYTQHKTAALPVVIKSGNGALLYDIDGKEYIDAIASWWVNPFGHSNKFIADAIYKQLTTLEHVLFGGFTHEPAIQVSEQLLAMMPSNQQKVFFSDNGSTAVEVAIKVAFQYFFNQNQKKTTLIAFEDAFHGDTFAAMAASGISFYTQAFAEMFLDVIRIPVPVKGKEQESYDSLQKVIDTYEVSAFIFEPLVLGAAGMVMYEPEALDKLMEICKKNNVLTIADEVMTGFGKTGKTFACDYLQNQPDMMCVSKALTGGTIPMAITTFTQEVFYAFYSDDINKALFHGHTFTANPTGCAAALASFELLQTDEIQNNIQHINQRHLQFQEKIKGHSKVLTTRVLGVIFALEIQSAEDEQYYGNMRNKLYNFFIDNGVVLRPVGNTVYILPPYIMTDSQLDKIYKTIEDAIEHVSS; via the coding sequence ATGACGCTTCTTGAAAAAGATCAAAAATATATTTGGCATCCTTACACACAACATAAAACGGCCGCTTTGCCAGTGGTTATAAAGAGCGGAAATGGCGCGTTACTGTACGACATTGACGGGAAAGAGTACATTGATGCCATCGCTTCTTGGTGGGTAAATCCGTTTGGGCATAGCAACAAATTTATTGCAGATGCCATTTACAAACAACTTACAACTTTAGAGCACGTACTTTTCGGAGGTTTTACGCACGAGCCTGCCATTCAAGTTTCTGAACAATTATTAGCGATGATGCCCAGTAATCAACAGAAAGTTTTCTTTTCGGATAATGGATCTACAGCAGTGGAAGTGGCGATAAAAGTCGCATTTCAATATTTCTTTAATCAAAATCAGAAAAAAACTACGCTGATAGCTTTTGAAGATGCTTTTCACGGCGATACTTTTGCAGCCATGGCGGCAAGTGGGATTTCGTTTTATACTCAGGCTTTCGCCGAAATGTTTCTGGATGTTATCAGGATTCCAGTTCCCGTAAAAGGAAAAGAGCAGGAAAGTTACGATTCACTTCAAAAGGTGATTGATACTTACGAAGTTTCTGCATTTATCTTTGAGCCACTTGTTCTTGGCGCTGCAGGAATGGTGATGTACGAGCCAGAAGCACTAGATAAACTGATGGAAATCTGTAAAAAAAATAATGTTCTTACTATTGCTGACGAAGTAATGACCGGTTTCGGGAAAACAGGAAAGACCTTTGCCTGTGATTATTTGCAAAACCAGCCCGATATGATGTGCGTATCAAAAGCACTAACTGGCGGAACAATTCCGATGGCGATTACGACTTTTACACAAGAAGTTTTTTACGCTTTTTATAGCGACGATATCAATAAAGCATTATTTCACGGACATACTTTTACAGCAAATCCAACAGGTTGTGCGGCGGCATTAGCAAGTTTTGAATTACTTCAAACAGACGAAATTCAGAATAATATTCAGCATATCAATCAACGTCATCTTCAATTTCAAGAAAAAATAAAAGGACATTCAAAAGTTCTGACCACTAGAGTTTTGGGAGTTATTTTTGCGCTCGAAATTCAAAGTGCCGAAGATGAGCAGTATTACGGAAATATGCGAAATAAACTGTACAATTTCTTTATAGACAATGGCGTAGTTTTGCGTCCGGTTGGAAATACTGTCTATATTTTGCCACCTTATATTATGACTGATAGTCAGCTTGATAAAATTTATAAAACCATAGAAGATGCTATAGAGCACGTAAGTTCGTAA
- a CDS encoding beta-ketoacyl synthase N-terminal-like domain-containing protein, with amino-acid sequence MQLPIAITSIASISPLGHSSEGLWKKYSDNSHCFEMYDFGKNQAFAAFLPENTKVEIQYLRDSDHKYKFLDKSVLYGIYASRMAVKNAGWKSGDNFGINIGSSRGATDLFEKHHSDFLKTGKVNTLASPVTTLGNISSWVSHDLQSDGPEISHSITCSTALHAMLNGVAWLKAGMAEKFLVGGSEAPLTDFTIAQMKALKIYAFQEQEYPCQALNMNKEKSTMILGEGASVCCLETGERDNALGYIAGIGYATEVLEHNISISTDAICFQKSMAMALKDIDISEVDAIVMHAPGTRVGDLSEMKAIEKVFGDKLPLLTSNKWKIGHTFGASGMLSVELALLMMREQSYVGIPFTDRISQKAKIRKVLVNAVGFGGNAVSILLSISAKAN; translated from the coding sequence TTGCAGCTACCCATTGCTATAACTTCAATCGCTTCAATTTCTCCATTAGGACATTCGTCAGAAGGTTTATGGAAAAAATACAGCGATAATTCTCATTGTTTTGAAATGTATGATTTTGGTAAAAACCAAGCCTTTGCCGCGTTTTTGCCGGAAAATACAAAGGTGGAAATTCAATATTTGAGAGATTCCGATCATAAATATAAATTTCTAGACAAATCGGTTTTGTACGGAATCTACGCTTCGAGAATGGCGGTGAAAAATGCAGGTTGGAAAAGCGGCGATAATTTCGGAATCAATATCGGCTCTTCTCGGGGAGCCACAGACTTATTCGAAAAACACCACTCCGATTTTCTGAAAACTGGAAAAGTCAACACACTTGCCTCACCAGTGACAACCTTGGGAAATATCTCGTCTTGGGTTTCTCACGATTTGCAATCTGACGGACCAGAAATCTCACATTCGATCACTTGCTCGACGGCTTTGCACGCAATGCTTAACGGTGTTGCTTGGCTAAAAGCTGGTATGGCCGAAAAGTTTCTAGTCGGAGGAAGTGAAGCACCGCTAACAGATTTCACCATTGCTCAGATGAAAGCTTTAAAAATTTATGCTTTTCAAGAGCAGGAATATCCTTGTCAAGCACTCAATATGAATAAGGAAAAAAGTACGATGATTTTGGGCGAAGGCGCTTCTGTCTGCTGTCTCGAAACTGGCGAACGAGATAATGCCTTAGGATATATTGCAGGAATTGGATATGCTACCGAAGTTTTGGAACACAATATTTCCATCTCGACCGATGCTATCTGCTTCCAGAAATCGATGGCAATGGCGCTAAAGGATATTGATATTTCAGAGGTTGATGCGATCGTAATGCACGCTCCTGGCACGAGAGTTGGCGATTTGTCAGAAATGAAAGCTATTGAAAAAGTTTTTGGTGATAAGCTGCCATTGCTAACCTCAAATAAATGGAAAATCGGTCACACTTTTGGCGCTTCGGGAATGTTGAGTGTAGAGTTGGCGCTGCTGATGATGCGCGAGCAATCTTACGTAGGAATTCCTTTTACGGATAGAATTTCGCAAAAGGCAAAGATTCGCAAAGTCTTGGTCAATGCCGTTGGTTTTGGCGGAAATGCCGTGAGTATTCTTCTTAGTATTTCGGCGAAAGCCAATTAA
- a CDS encoding regulatory protein RecX encodes MNKIILLPEAKQKLEYYCSYQERCHDEVQTKLYQLGMTRAESDEVIFHLLENDFLNEERFACAFARGKFRIKQWGKIRITGELKLRHASAYIIKTALKEIPDEDYWDTFEKLSEHHWDTIRESNLMKKRKKFCDFMIRKGWEQPMIYAKVKELEALD; translated from the coding sequence ATGAATAAGATAATTTTACTGCCCGAAGCCAAGCAGAAGTTGGAATATTATTGTAGTTACCAAGAGCGTTGTCACGACGAGGTGCAGACAAAACTGTATCAGCTTGGGATGACTCGTGCGGAAAGTGATGAAGTGATTTTTCATCTATTGGAAAACGATTTTCTCAACGAAGAGCGGTTTGCTTGTGCGTTTGCAAGGGGGAAATTCCGCATAAAACAATGGGGGAAAATCAGAATTACAGGCGAATTAAAACTGCGACACGCGTCGGCATATATTATAAAAACGGCGTTGAAAGAAATTCCCGATGAAGATTATTGGGATACTTTTGAAAAACTTTCCGAACATCATTGGGACACGATTCGGGAATCCAATTTGATGAAAAAGCGCAAAAAATTCTGTGACTTTATGATCAGAAAAGGTTGGGAACAGCCGATGATTTACGCAAAAGTCAAAGAATTGGAAGCCCTTGATTAA
- a CDS encoding choice-of-anchor D domain-containing protein codes for MASLRSLLIFLLFATTPSFGQGLENFANMPVNNPGTYYNFSYVGNNGLSWTAVEGRTDQTLIGKAFCGRGQLPGSKITSAQFPNGIGTLQFDYVRGFTNTRARNLIVFVNGTQFGVAIPVDGTSDTPAHYSQQINVAGNVSISIRFSGEQSIVDNIQWTAYSSTPQPEINLIGNSNTIISGTTTTSMANHTNFGTAEVGVGSQLHTFTIENTGTANLTLTAVAPYLSISGANASDFVLTSPPSTAIAASGQTSFQITFNPSALGIRNALVTIANNDSDENPYTFAISGTGTYSNQSQILDVTNYQTTSPEFNSNTEYINFIDGSPTAAGKFIPMKLRILDGADSDALPTILTDLRLSVTDLAAANQLSMIKTAILTTTGGTVISTATKVAGELVFSGMSGTNVTANDDGYKDVHLRISIDETQVVDQTKLIFLVTSATSSPSGSAFTMPDAGGAQTDVSSSNNRNRLNVTATKLLYTAQPQTTAINTAMSDVVIEAVDFYNRRDSNYLNIASITSAGTMTGSPLSANFISGLATFSSIIHTAAGIGLKLTATSAGFSPVLSSAFNITGVIYNTGDYRTTANGFWYPNTSSPAIWEQYNGTSWDSNISSPPSNTTANVYIQHNITTGGSFNGVNLKVRNGGFFYVKSMSSSTSSIYIYGGGKLRMDLAMQNNGLFEVENNGTVEIDDIVAYNSKIWFGIEKFHPKSNLVLIELYASTPFFNGLTVTQNTFDGYSAAFGNIIIDVVATANATLLNPGLTANLAHGSLIFRKFPFATSLRLSNGGAITTEIGGNFIVESGFINNINSCTSGNLNFTIKGNMILNNGQMRISTASSSSTSTFTVEGNVDLAGSAILNMNSTAAGGAFTTLNIRGNITCPTTAKIFSGNASPNDNINFVGSSLQTIDIATTTASSNSNVIFNAGFGSNVQLINQDLQLGTNGVFNVLDGGTFDFGFNGTNALNISRAGSATSTKFSSAAGSTLKITSPDGISGSSGTVGNVQTTIAPTYNSLATFWYQGKQNQVTGSGLPITASGKLVYVNMDQDNLSLTLTGDVNITNATTLDPLGGKLEIQKGIVLGFNTKDFFGTGRLKMNGGEYKISTYYTSNSETTYLPRLSNYGNYDLNGGIIHLSGSDQTQILSGTPSYFSLKFSGSNTLGNNYKGISTATAVENSISISDNAIVDVKSSSFGMLPQAPTFTMTDNARLITAGTGVKPDMTGAYSLAQNTIIEFSNNAASTMQRPRLSSPVPSYANIVVSGSNVGNISPGGGPNSNLSFQPSGSFKVTSTGTYKLYNSFGFSGSANSAIKNTNSPTINLEDGSTIEYAGANQTISLLNQNVNPLTQYYTNLTISGSGQKTLENPSNTLINENLKLNSSNLLVNTNEVITVREAVISTSGTLQIENNGQLIQISDGAVNSGAGMNYKRTAQAVHLDYIYWSSPVDNFATLSLPGNNHYQWNTLFVNTNGTQGNWEAPSAIMTKGRGYIARASNSATTPQDLTSIFVGKPNNGVVTIPIFRGLYDGIAYDAEPLNPNNAWTTKDDDNWNLIGNPYPSAIDAEKFLMQNQLLIQGAVHIWTHANLPTSTTDFYYGDFAYNYYASDYTIYNKLGTSIPNTFNGKIAAGQGFMVNMLHTAASGASVVFNNAMRYQAAFAPYDNTNFYRTNNIETEDKSRIWLDLVNTTTAEVGTILVGYADEATMGKDYFYDCNFESRGEHSLYSLIDSESFVIQGRALPFSSDDIVPLGFSVNRLGDLAISIRNVDGIFAADTPIFLEDKDLNVFHNLKSSPYFFKSEIGTFDNRFQLRYGTVLSNSDFGSASAIQIIGRDGIVYLKSKDNLIDEVFIFDVLGRLLSKSTAANTLYLEIPLNILAKQAIIVKAKLSNGQSVSQKIIF; via the coding sequence ATGGCAAGTTTACGGAGTTTATTGATTTTCTTGCTATTCGCGACAACACCTTCTTTTGGGCAAGGTTTGGAGAATTTTGCTAATATGCCAGTGAATAACCCGGGCACTTATTATAACTTTTCGTATGTTGGCAATAATGGTTTAAGTTGGACTGCTGTAGAAGGTAGAACTGACCAAACATTAATAGGTAAAGCCTTTTGCGGAAGAGGGCAATTACCTGGTAGTAAGATTACTTCTGCACAATTCCCAAATGGTATCGGTACTTTGCAGTTTGATTATGTTAGAGGTTTTACAAATACTAGGGCTCGAAATTTAATAGTTTTCGTGAATGGTACTCAGTTTGGAGTAGCAATTCCTGTCGATGGGACAAGTGATACTCCAGCCCATTATTCTCAACAGATAAATGTTGCCGGAAATGTTAGCATTTCAATTCGATTTTCTGGTGAACAAAGTATCGTGGATAATATTCAGTGGACAGCATATTCATCTACACCTCAGCCCGAAATTAATTTAATTGGAAATTCCAATACTATCATTTCTGGAACCACAACAACTTCAATGGCAAATCATACAAATTTTGGCACTGCCGAAGTTGGAGTAGGATCACAACTGCATACTTTTACAATAGAAAATACCGGAACTGCAAATCTGACTCTTACTGCGGTAGCTCCCTATTTATCAATTAGTGGGGCAAATGCTTCAGACTTTGTACTCACATCACCGCCATCCACAGCAATTGCTGCTTCGGGTCAAACTTCTTTCCAAATTACGTTTAATCCTTCAGCACTTGGAATTCGGAATGCGTTAGTAACAATTGCCAATAACGACTCGGACGAAAATCCCTATACTTTTGCAATCAGCGGAACGGGTACATATAGCAATCAGTCGCAAATTCTAGATGTTACCAATTATCAGACAACATCGCCAGAGTTTAATAGTAACACTGAATATATTAATTTCATTGATGGCTCTCCCACAGCAGCTGGAAAGTTTATTCCAATGAAATTGCGAATACTAGACGGTGCAGATTCCGATGCCTTGCCAACAATTTTGACTGATCTTCGACTTTCCGTTACCGATTTGGCAGCAGCCAATCAACTGTCAATGATAAAAACTGCTATTCTTACAACTACTGGCGGTACTGTTATAAGTACCGCTACAAAAGTGGCAGGCGAATTGGTTTTTTCAGGTATGAGTGGCACAAATGTAACTGCTAATGATGATGGATATAAAGATGTTCATTTACGAATTTCTATAGATGAAACTCAGGTAGTAGATCAAACAAAACTTATTTTCCTAGTTACATCGGCGACATCTTCTCCAAGCGGATCTGCATTTACCATGCCTGATGCGGGAGGAGCACAAACTGATGTAAGCAGTTCAAACAATCGAAATCGTTTGAATGTTACTGCAACCAAATTGCTCTATACTGCGCAACCTCAAACAACCGCTATAAATACGGCAATGTCTGACGTTGTTATTGAAGCTGTTGATTTTTATAATCGAAGAGATAGTAATTATCTTAATATAGCTTCAATAACTTCCGCAGGAACTATGACAGGGTCGCCGCTTTCTGCTAATTTCATATCTGGTCTTGCTACTTTTTCTTCAATTATACACACTGCTGCTGGAATTGGATTGAAACTGACCGCTACTTCAGCAGGCTTTTCACCTGTGCTCAGTAGCGCTTTTAATATCACAGGAGTTATTTATAATACTGGTGATTACAGAACGACTGCAAATGGATTCTGGTATCCCAATACCTCAAGTCCAGCAATTTGGGAGCAGTATAATGGAACAAGCTGGGACAGCAATATATCATCTCCGCCATCTAATACTACTGCAAATGTTTATATACAACACAATATTACAACAGGCGGTTCTTTTAATGGTGTGAATTTAAAGGTTAGGAACGGGGGGTTTTTTTATGTGAAAAGTATGAGCTCAAGTACAAGCAGTATTTATATTTATGGAGGAGGAAAACTTCGAATGGACTTGGCAATGCAAAATAATGGCTTATTTGAAGTAGAGAATAACGGAACTGTCGAAATTGATGATATCGTAGCTTATAACTCCAAAATATGGTTCGGTATAGAAAAATTTCACCCAAAATCAAATTTAGTTTTAATCGAACTTTATGCTTCAACTCCTTTCTTCAATGGATTAACGGTAACTCAAAATACGTTTGATGGGTATTCGGCAGCTTTTGGAAATATCATCATTGATGTGGTTGCCACTGCAAATGCAACATTACTAAACCCAGGCTTAACCGCAAATTTGGCCCACGGTAGTTTAATCTTTAGAAAATTTCCTTTTGCCACATCTCTTAGGCTGTCCAATGGTGGAGCAATCACTACCGAGATAGGTGGAAACTTTATTGTCGAATCTGGCTTTATAAATAATATCAATAGTTGTACAAGTGGCAATCTTAACTTTACTATCAAAGGCAATATGATTTTAAATAACGGTCAAATGAGAATTTCGACCGCGTCATCATCAAGTACTTCGACTTTTACCGTGGAAGGAAATGTAGATTTGGCAGGTTCAGCAATTCTGAATATGAATTCAACTGCAGCCGGTGGAGCATTTACCACTCTCAATATTAGAGGAAATATTACTTGCCCGACAACCGCTAAAATTTTCAGCGGAAACGCTTCGCCTAATGACAATATAAATTTCGTCGGATCTTCATTACAAACTATAGATATTGCAACCACAACAGCATCTAGTAATTCGAATGTTATTTTTAATGCAGGTTTTGGCAGCAATGTGCAATTAATAAATCAAGATTTGCAGCTTGGAACTAATGGAGTGTTTAATGTTTTGGATGGTGGAACTTTCGATTTTGGATTTAATGGCACAAATGCGCTCAATATTTCTCGCGCGGGATCGGCAACTAGTACTAAGTTTTCTAGTGCAGCTGGATCAACTTTAAAAATAACATCTCCCGACGGAATTAGCGGCTCATCGGGAACGGTGGGAAATGTTCAAACAACTATTGCTCCAACATATAATAGTCTCGCCACATTCTGGTATCAAGGAAAGCAAAATCAAGTAACGGGATCGGGGCTTCCTATCACCGCGAGTGGTAAATTAGTCTATGTCAATATGGATCAAGATAATTTGTCATTGACATTGACCGGAGATGTAAATATTACAAATGCAACAACCCTTGATCCTTTAGGAGGTAAACTCGAAATTCAAAAAGGAATTGTTCTGGGATTTAATACCAAAGATTTCTTTGGTACCGGTAGATTAAAAATGAATGGTGGCGAATATAAGATTTCAACCTACTATACTTCGAATTCCGAAACCACGTATCTTCCCAGACTTAGTAATTATGGAAATTATGACCTTAATGGTGGAATAATTCACTTGTCTGGAAGTGATCAAACCCAAATTCTTTCGGGGACACCAAGTTACTTCAGCCTTAAATTTAGCGGAAGCAATACTCTGGGCAATAATTATAAAGGAATAAGTACCGCCACCGCAGTTGAGAATAGTATTTCGATTTCCGATAATGCGATTGTGGATGTAAAGTCGAGCTCCTTTGGTATGTTGCCTCAAGCGCCCACATTTACTATGACCGATAATGCACGCCTTATTACTGCAGGAACTGGAGTAAAACCCGATATGACTGGAGCCTACAGTTTAGCGCAAAATACCATAATTGAGTTTAGCAACAATGCCGCAAGTACTATGCAAAGGCCAAGGCTTAGCAGTCCTGTGCCTTCTTATGCCAATATAGTTGTGTCAGGATCGAATGTGGGAAATATTTCTCCCGGCGGTGGTCCAAATTCAAATTTAAGTTTCCAACCTTCAGGAAGTTTTAAAGTTACTTCCACAGGGACTTATAAGTTATATAATAGTTTTGGATTCAGTGGTTCAGCAAATTCAGCAATCAAAAACACAAATTCTCCAACCATTAATTTGGAAGATGGCTCAACCATAGAATATGCTGGAGCCAATCAAACCATAAGTTTGCTTAATCAAAATGTAAATCCATTAACGCAATATTACACTAATTTGACTATTAGCGGAAGCGGACAAAAAACTCTAGAAAACCCGTCAAATACTCTTATTAATGAAAATTTAAAACTCAACTCTTCCAATCTTCTAGTTAATACAAATGAAGTTATAACAGTCCGAGAAGCAGTAATTAGTACTTCTGGCACTTTGCAGATTGAAAATAATGGACAACTAATACAGATTAGCGATGGAGCAGTGAATTCTGGAGCGGGAATGAATTATAAGCGAACCGCACAAGCAGTACATTTGGATTATATTTACTGGAGTAGTCCAGTAGACAACTTTGCAACTTTAAGCTTGCCAGGAAATAATCATTATCAATGGAATACACTGTTTGTAAACACGAATGGTACACAAGGAAATTGGGAAGCACCATCAGCAATCATGACCAAAGGTCGAGGATATATCGCAAGAGCTTCCAACAGTGCCACAACTCCGCAAGATTTGACTAGTATCTTTGTAGGTAAGCCTAATAATGGTGTGGTGACTATTCCAATATTTCGAGGCTTATATGATGGTATAGCTTATGATGCCGAACCGCTAAATCCAAATAATGCATGGACCACAAAAGATGATGACAATTGGAACCTGATTGGAAATCCCTATCCATCGGCAATTGATGCAGAAAAATTTCTAATGCAAAACCAGTTGCTGATTCAAGGTGCAGTTCATATCTGGACACATGCGAATTTGCCAACTTCAACAACAGATTTTTATTATGGTGATTTTGCCTATAATTATTATGCGTCAGATTATACTATTTACAACAAATTGGGAACTTCTATACCAAATACCTTTAATGGAAAAATTGCCGCAGGTCAGGGATTTATGGTTAATATGCTTCACACTGCAGCCTCAGGAGCATCAGTAGTGTTTAATAACGCAATGCGCTATCAAGCGGCCTTTGCGCCTTATGATAATACAAACTTCTACCGAACTAATAATATCGAGACCGAAGATAAGAGTAGAATTTGGCTGGATTTAGTCAATACGACAACCGCCGAAGTAGGAACAATTCTAGTTGGTTATGCCGATGAAGCAACTATGGGAAAAGATTATTTTTATGATTGCAATTTTGAGAGTAGAGGAGAGCACAGCCTTTATTCACTAATTGACTCCGAATCATTTGTAATTCAAGGTCGCGCACTGCCATTTAGTAGTGATGATATTGTGCCGCTCGGATTTTCGGTTAATAGACTTGGAGACTTGGCAATCAGCATCCGAAACGTTGATGGCATTTTCGCTGCAGATACTCCAATTTTTCTCGAAGACAAGGATTTAAATGTTTTCCACAATCTCAAAAGTTCACCGTATTTTTTCAAATCAGAAATTGGAACATTTGATAATAGATTCCAACTTAGATATGGAACAGTATTGTCAAATTCAGACTTTGGCTCAGCATCTGCAATTCAGATAATCGGACGTGATGGAATTGTCTATTTAAAATCCAAAGATAATTTGATCGATGAGGTTTTCATCTTTGATGTGTTGGGTAGGTTACTATCAAAATCTACTGCCGCCAATACATTGTATCTTGAAATTCCACTTAACATTTTAGCCAAACAGGCAATTATTGTAAAAGCGAAACTTAGCAATGGGCAATCTGTGTCTCAAAAAATTATTTTCTAA